A genomic stretch from Theobroma cacao cultivar B97-61/B2 chromosome 4, Criollo_cocoa_genome_V2, whole genome shotgun sequence includes:
- the LOC18603117 gene encoding auxin-responsive protein IAA14, which yields MEVSRKMANMLGAERDLNFKETELCLGLPGGGGGGGGGGGNEVETPKTTGKRGFSETVDLKLNLQSKETGMDLNKNIENGSKEKTLLPACTKDPAKPPAKAQVVGWPPVRSYRKNIMANQKNSCEESDKKASSGGAAFVKVCMDGAPYLRKVDLKMYKSYQELSDALAKMFSSFTMGNYGAQGMIDFMNESKLMDLLNSSDYVPTYEDKDGDWMLVGDVPWEMFVDSCKRLRIMKGSEAIGLAPRAMEKCKSRA from the exons ATGGAAGTTAGTCGCAAAATGGCCAACATGCTTGGTGCTGAGCGTGATTTGAACTTCAAAGAGACTGAGCTGTGTCTTGGATTGCCTGGTGGAGGTGGAGGTGGAGGAGGTGGTGGCGGAAATGAAGTGGAAACTCCAAAGACTACTGGGAAAAGAGGCTTCTCTGAGACTGTTGATTTGAAGCTGAATCTTCAGTCTAAGGAAACTGGCATGGATCTGAACAAGAACATAGAGAATggttcaaaagaaaaaactctcCTCCCTGCTTGCACCAAAGATCCTGCAAAACCACCAGCCAA GGCACAAGTTGTGGGTTGGCCGCCAGTTCGATCTTACAGGAAGAACATTATGGCTAACCAGAAAAACAGCTGTGAGGAAAGTGATAAGAAAGCTAGCAGTGGTGGTGCAGCGTTTGTGAAGGTTTGCATGGATGGTGCCCCATATCTGCGAAAGGTAGATTTGAAGATGTACAAGAGCTACCAAGAGTTATCTGATGCCTTGGCTAAGATGTTCAGTTCCTTCACTATGG GTAACTATGGAGCTCAAGGAATGATAGACTTCATGAATGAGAGCAAGTTGATGGATCTTCTCAACAGTTCCGATTATGTGCCAACCTATGAAGATAAGGATGGTGACTGGATGCTCGTGGGGGATGTCCCATGGGA GATGTTTGTTGACTCATGCAAGCGCTTGCGCATAATGAAAGGATCAGAAGCAATTGGGCTTG CTCCAAGAGCAATGGAGAAATGCAAGAGCAGAGCCTAA
- the LOC18603119 gene encoding phospholipase A1-Igamma2, chloroplastic isoform X2 — protein sequence MAVPILKMVLLLNGHEHNTFLHRHHVPSLFVGQSRRGSMKINQINNSASAGNESQPLLSEIGTERVKELQEIKTAEEPEIKLADTWRKIHGEDDWVGMLDPFHPLLRSELTRYGEMAQACYDAFDFDPFSIYCGSCKFSPGKFFQSLGLTQHGYEVTCYLHATCNINFPSFFKRSLRSEKWSQAANWIGFVAVSNDETSAHLGRRDITIAWRGTVTRLEWLADFMYFLRPIKVRMIPCPDPRVEVETGFLHLYTDRNRNCPFSKYSAREQVLTEVKRLMQQHKGPRVGNIRFKERIDKLGVKVLRVRNVHDQVPLAPGIFFNERVPSTLQKLAERFSWWYSHVGVELALNHKDSPFLKETNDLACFHNLEAHLHLIDGYHGKGRKFVLANGRDIALVNKATDFLKDHYLVPPNWWQRENKGLVQNHKGHWIQLERQDLEDHLKKYAPTSRHWE from the exons ATGGCCGTTCCTATACTTAAGATGGTATTGCTCTTAAATGGACATGAGCACAATACCTTCCTACACAGACATCATGTTCCAAGTCTATTCGTAGGCCAATCAAGAAGAGGAAGCATGAAAATAAACCAAATAAATAATAGTGCGTCAGCTGGAAATGAGTCTCAGCCTCTTCTCTCAGAAATTGGAACAGAGAGAGTAAAAGAACTTCAAGAAATTAAGACAGCAGAAGAGCCTGAGATAAAATTAGCAGACACTTGGAGAAAGATACATGGTGAGGATGATTGGGTTGGTATGCTTGATCCCTTTCATCCCCTCCTACGATCTGAGCTTACTCGCTATGGAGAAATGGCTCAAGCTTGTTATGATGCATTTGATTTTGATCCATTCTCCATCTATTGTGGCAGTTGTAAATTTAGTCCTGGCAAGTTTTTCCAGTCTCTTGGCTTGACACAACATGGATATGAAGTGACCTGCTACCTCCATGCCACATGCAATATCAACTTCCCCAGCTTCTTCAAAAGATCATTAAGGTCTGAGAAATGGAGTCAAGCAGCAAATTGGATTGGTTTTGTTGCAGTGTCAAATGACGAAACATCAGCACATCTAGGAAGGAGGGACATAACAATTGCCTGGCGAGGCACAGTAACAAGACTGGAATGGCTAGCTGATTTTATGTACTTTCTAAGGCCAATTAAAGTACGCATGATCCCATGCCCTGATCCAAGAGTCGAAGTTGAGACTGGATTTCTTCATTTGTACACAGACAGGAATAGAAATTGCCCATTTAGCAAGTACTCAGCAAGAGAGCAAGTTCTAACAGAGGTCAAGAGACTAATGCAGCAGCACAAAG GGCCACGAGTTGGGAATATCAGGTTTAAGGAGCGAATTGATAAGCTTGGAGTGAAGGTGCTGAGAGTGAGGAACGTTCATGACCAGGTGCCTTTGGCACCTGGGATATTTTTCAATGAACGTGTACCATCCACACTACAAAAGCTAGCAGAAAGGTTTTCATGGTGGTATTCACATGTTGGAGTGGAACTTGCTTTGAACCACAAAGACTCCCCCTTCTTGAAAGAGACAAATGATCTAGCATGCTTCCATAACTTGGAAGCACACCTTCATTTAATTGACGG GTACCATGGGAAGGGAAGAAAGTTTGTTCTTGCCAATGGAAGGGACATTGCATTGGTGAACAAGGCAACTGACTTCTTGAAGGACCATTACCTAGTCCCTCCAAACTGGTGGCAAAGAGAGAACAAAGGACTTGTTCAAAACCACAAGGGTCATTGGATTCAGCTTGAACGGCAAGATCTTGAGGATCATCTAAAGAAATACGCCCCTACTTCTAGACATTGGGAATAA
- the LOC18603119 gene encoding phospholipase A1-Igamma1, chloroplastic isoform X1 — MAVPILKMVLLLNGHEHNTFLHRHHVPSLFVGQSRRGSMKINQINNSASAGNESQPLLSEIGTERVKELQEIKTAEEPEIKLADTWRKIHGEDDWVGMLDPFHPLLRSELTRYGEMAQACYDAFDFDPFSIYCGSCKFSPGKFFQSLGLTQHGYEVTCYLHATCNINFPSFFKRSLRSEKWSQAANWIGFVAVSNDETSAHLGRRDITIAWRGTVTRLEWLADFMYFLRPIKVRMIPCPDPRVEVETGFLHLYTDRNRNCPFSKYSAREQVLTEVKRLMQQHKGEKLSITITGHSLGSALAILNAYDIAETGVEIMDDGQAAPICVFSFSGPRVGNIRFKERIDKLGVKVLRVRNVHDQVPLAPGIFFNERVPSTLQKLAERFSWWYSHVGVELALNHKDSPFLKETNDLACFHNLEAHLHLIDGYHGKGRKFVLANGRDIALVNKATDFLKDHYLVPPNWWQRENKGLVQNHKGHWIQLERQDLEDHLKKYAPTSRHWE; from the exons ATGGCCGTTCCTATACTTAAGATGGTATTGCTCTTAAATGGACATGAGCACAATACCTTCCTACACAGACATCATGTTCCAAGTCTATTCGTAGGCCAATCAAGAAGAGGAAGCATGAAAATAAACCAAATAAATAATAGTGCGTCAGCTGGAAATGAGTCTCAGCCTCTTCTCTCAGAAATTGGAACAGAGAGAGTAAAAGAACTTCAAGAAATTAAGACAGCAGAAGAGCCTGAGATAAAATTAGCAGACACTTGGAGAAAGATACATGGTGAGGATGATTGGGTTGGTATGCTTGATCCCTTTCATCCCCTCCTACGATCTGAGCTTACTCGCTATGGAGAAATGGCTCAAGCTTGTTATGATGCATTTGATTTTGATCCATTCTCCATCTATTGTGGCAGTTGTAAATTTAGTCCTGGCAAGTTTTTCCAGTCTCTTGGCTTGACACAACATGGATATGAAGTGACCTGCTACCTCCATGCCACATGCAATATCAACTTCCCCAGCTTCTTCAAAAGATCATTAAGGTCTGAGAAATGGAGTCAAGCAGCAAATTGGATTGGTTTTGTTGCAGTGTCAAATGACGAAACATCAGCACATCTAGGAAGGAGGGACATAACAATTGCCTGGCGAGGCACAGTAACAAGACTGGAATGGCTAGCTGATTTTATGTACTTTCTAAGGCCAATTAAAGTACGCATGATCCCATGCCCTGATCCAAGAGTCGAAGTTGAGACTGGATTTCTTCATTTGTACACAGACAGGAATAGAAATTGCCCATTTAGCAAGTACTCAGCAAGAGAGCAAGTTCTAACAGAGGTCAAGAGACTAATGCAGCAGCACAAAGGTGAGAAATTGAGCATAACAATCACAGGTCACAGTCTAGGGAGCGCACTAGCAATATTAAATGCTTATGATATAGCAGAGACAGGAGTAGAAATCATGGATGATGGGCAGGCAGCCCCTATATGCGTTTTCTCATTCTCAGGGCCACGAGTTGGGAATATCAGGTTTAAGGAGCGAATTGATAAGCTTGGAGTGAAGGTGCTGAGAGTGAGGAACGTTCATGACCAGGTGCCTTTGGCACCTGGGATATTTTTCAATGAACGTGTACCATCCACACTACAAAAGCTAGCAGAAAGGTTTTCATGGTGGTATTCACATGTTGGAGTGGAACTTGCTTTGAACCACAAAGACTCCCCCTTCTTGAAAGAGACAAATGATCTAGCATGCTTCCATAACTTGGAAGCACACCTTCATTTAATTGACGG GTACCATGGGAAGGGAAGAAAGTTTGTTCTTGCCAATGGAAGGGACATTGCATTGGTGAACAAGGCAACTGACTTCTTGAAGGACCATTACCTAGTCCCTCCAAACTGGTGGCAAAGAGAGAACAAAGGACTTGTTCAAAACCACAAGGGTCATTGGATTCAGCTTGAACGGCAAGATCTTGAGGATCATCTAAAGAAATACGCCCCTACTTCTAGACATTGGGAATAA
- the LOC18603118 gene encoding sec-independent protein translocase protein TatB isoform X1, with translation MFGISYGELFLLIGATAALVGPKDLPKIARTAGRLAGRAIGYVQLARGQFDNVMQQSQARQVHKELQDTMAQLDAIRYEIRSLSLMNPGPMTRRLMDSPPEPASDSNAGTIPPGKGEEEKNSDDAVKKDYNVKSLASTNLHSQATAYARLAESEAVKADSAKCSVEEENLNYEFGELTVLPVSAKDAGFLADQKESAKGSDIVLEAVLEAEVARNAKDFFSLPQNQLQ, from the exons ATGTTTGGTATTTCTTATGGAGAGCTCTTCCTCTTGATTGGAGCCACTGCTGCTCTAGTAG GACCAAAGGATCTCCCAAAAATTGCAAGAACAGCTGGAAGGTTAGCAGGTCGAGCAATTGGGTATGTTCAATTAGCTCGTGGCCAATTCGATAATGTTATGCAACAATCTCAAGCTCGCCAG GTTCACAAAGAGCTTCAAGATACAATGGCACAACTAGATGCAATTCGGTATGAAATACGGAGTTTATCTCTCATGAATCCTGGTCCTATGACTCGAAGACTGATGGATAGTCCTCCAGAGCCTGCTTCTGATAGTAATG CAGGTACAATTCCACCTGGGAAAGGTGAAGAAGAGAAGAATTCAGATGATGCTGTGAAGAAG GATTATAATGTCAAATCTTTGGCTTCAACTAATTTGCATAGCCAAGCAACTGCCTATGCGAGATTGGCTGAATCTGAAGCTGTTAAAGCTGATTCAGCGAAGTGCAgtgtagaagaagaaaatcttAATTATGAATTTGGTGAACTCACTGTTCTTCCAGTTTCAGCTAAAGATGCTGGATTCCTTGCAGATCAAAAAG AAAGTGCAAAAGGATCAGACATTGTGTTGGAAGCAGTATTAGAGGCAGAGGTGGCACGGAATGCCAaagatttcttttctcttcctcaaAATCAATTACAATAA
- the LOC18603118 gene encoding sec-independent protein translocase protein TatB isoform X2 produces the protein MFGISYGELFLLIGATAALVGPKDLPKIARTAGRLAGRAIGYVQLARGQFDNVMQQSQARQVHKELQDTMAQLDAIRYEIRSLSLMNPGPMTRRLMDSPPEPASDSNGTIPPGKGEEEKNSDDAVKKDYNVKSLASTNLHSQATAYARLAESEAVKADSAKCSVEEENLNYEFGELTVLPVSAKDAGFLADQKESAKGSDIVLEAVLEAEVARNAKDFFSLPQNQLQ, from the exons ATGTTTGGTATTTCTTATGGAGAGCTCTTCCTCTTGATTGGAGCCACTGCTGCTCTAGTAG GACCAAAGGATCTCCCAAAAATTGCAAGAACAGCTGGAAGGTTAGCAGGTCGAGCAATTGGGTATGTTCAATTAGCTCGTGGCCAATTCGATAATGTTATGCAACAATCTCAAGCTCGCCAG GTTCACAAAGAGCTTCAAGATACAATGGCACAACTAGATGCAATTCGGTATGAAATACGGAGTTTATCTCTCATGAATCCTGGTCCTATGACTCGAAGACTGATGGATAGTCCTCCAGAGCCTGCTTCTGATAGTAATG GTACAATTCCACCTGGGAAAGGTGAAGAAGAGAAGAATTCAGATGATGCTGTGAAGAAG GATTATAATGTCAAATCTTTGGCTTCAACTAATTTGCATAGCCAAGCAACTGCCTATGCGAGATTGGCTGAATCTGAAGCTGTTAAAGCTGATTCAGCGAAGTGCAgtgtagaagaagaaaatcttAATTATGAATTTGGTGAACTCACTGTTCTTCCAGTTTCAGCTAAAGATGCTGGATTCCTTGCAGATCAAAAAG AAAGTGCAAAAGGATCAGACATTGTGTTGGAAGCAGTATTAGAGGCAGAGGTGGCACGGAATGCCAaagatttcttttctcttcctcaaAATCAATTACAATAA
- the LOC18603120 gene encoding protein transport protein SEC23 isoform X1, producing the protein MDFNELEAIEGLRWPWHSWPTTKPDLTIPLAVMCTPLTEFAELPILRYDPLTCSKCGAVLNPYARVDYTSRIWFCPFCFFKNPFPRTYSSSLRESNLPAELFPNYSSVEYAKTVNSVSNPIGSSLSSSSLSSMTSLKMTALAGEVGVRGPAFVFVVDGCLEEEELRGVKSELLRVVEQLPESALVALVTFDAMVNVYDLGFSECSRVVVFHGDRELSSEQIQKFLGLGGTKLQQLGKTPVIQKQSFLLPISECEFNITSAIEELHSFAQMTSGYRPQRSTGAAISTALGLLEGCLVNTGSRIMVFTSGPATLGPGIVVDSDLGNAIRNHRDLINGQAPYYRKSSTFYKRLSQRLCDSSVVLDLFACSLDQVGAAELRVPVESSGGFMILGESFESDQFRKSMRHIFSRDEEGNLKMHFDATIEIVTTKDVKICGALGPCVSLKKKNNLVSDNEIGDGGTYMWKLGTLTNKTCIAFFFQINDEHKPQAGSAFLIQFITRYRHGNMGIRKRVTTAARRWVAKQSPEIPAGFDQEAAASVMARLAIHRAETCNARDVIRWLDDTLIHFASKFGDYIQEDPSSFRLSSNFSLYPQFMFYLRRSQFLDVFNSTPDETAFFRLMLNREGVMDSIVMIQPTLLQYSFDGPPVPVLLDIRSISPDVILLFDSYFYVVIHYGSKIAQWRKLGYDKDPNHGNLSKLLEAPELDAGQLVAGRVPPPKLVKCDQHSSQARFLLAKLNPSVTQDSTYTDGSDIIFTDDLSLQVFIDHLQALAVQG; encoded by the exons ATGGATTTTAACGAACTAGAGGCGATCGAAGGCCTACGATGGCCGTGGCACTCTTGGCCGACAACGAAACCCGACTTAACCATCCCACTCGCCGTCATGTGCACGCCGTTAACGGAATTCGCGGAGCTTCCGATCCTCCGTTACGACCCTCTCACTTGTTCCAAGTGTGGCGCCGTTTTGAACCCATACGCGCGCGTTGATTACACCTCCCGTATCTGGTTTTGCCCTTTCTGTTTCTTCAAAAACCCTTTCCCGCGAACTTACTCTTCTTCACTCCGTGAATCCAACCTCCCTGCCGAACTCTTCCCAAATTACAGCTCCGTTGAATACGCAAAAACTGTCAATTCCGTTAGTAATCCTATTGGGTCATCGCTGTCGTCGTCTTCGTTATCGTCAATGACGTCACTGAAAATGACGGCGTTGGCCGGAGAGGTGGGTGTTAGAGGTCCGGCATTTGTGTTCGTGGTTGATGGGTGTTTGGAGGAAGAGGAGTTGAGAGGGGTTAAGAGTGAGTTGTTGCGCGTGGTGGAACAATTGCCGGAGAGCGCGCTGGTTGCGTTGGTTACGTTTGATGCAATGGTGAATGTGTATGACCTTGGGTTTTCGGAGTGTTCGAGGGTTGTCGTCTTTCATGGTGATCGGGAGCTTTCGTCGGAGCAG ATACAAAAGTTTCTTGGACTTGGTGGTACAAAGCTACAGCAACTTGGAAAGACCCCTGTTATCCAGAAGCAGAGTTTTCTACTGCCCATATCTGAATGTGAGTTCAATATAACGTCTGCAATCGAGGAGCTTCATTCTTTTGCGCAGATGACATCAGGCTATCGGCCTCAAAGGTCAACTGGAGCGGCAATATCAACTGCACTAGGACTTTTGGAAGGATGCTTGGTGAACACGGGGTCCAGGATCATGGTCTTCACATCTGGACCTGCTACTCTGGGCCCAGGGATTGTTGTAGACTCAGATCTTGGTAATGCTATTAGAAATCATAGGGATCTTATAAATGGTCAGGCACCATACTATCGAAAGTCTAGCACCTTTTATAAGAGATTATCACAGAGACTATGTGATTCATCTGTTGTTCTTGATTTATTTGCTTGTTCTCTGGATCAAGTTGGAGCAGCAGAACTAAGAGTACCTGTGGAGAGTTCAGGTGGATTCATGATTCTGGGGGAGTCTTTCGAATCAGATCAATTCAGAAAATCCATGAGGCATATATTTAGTCGTGATGAAGAGGGAAATTTGAAGATGCATTTTGATGCAACCATTGAGATAGTGACCACTAAAGATGTAAAAATCTGTGGAGCCCTTGGACCTTGTGTTTCTCttaagaagaagaataatttAGTGAGTGACAATGAGATTGGGGATGGCGGTACTTACATGTGGAAGTTGGGTACACTTACTAATAAAACATGTATTGCTTTCTTCTTCCAAATAAATGATGAGCATAAACCTCAAGCTGGATCTGCATTTCTGATACAGTTCATAACACGATATAGACATGGGAACATGGGAATCCGGAAGAGGGTGACAACTGCTGCAAGAAGATGGGTTGCAAAGCAGTCACCAGAAATTCCTGCTGGGTTTGATCAAGAAGCAGCAGCTTCAGTTATGGCCAGACTTGCCATCCACCGAGCGGAGACATGTAATGCTAGAGATGTTATCAGATGGCTGGATGATACACTTATCCATTTTGCTTCCAAATTTGGAGACTATATACAGGAAGATCCTTCTTCATTTCGTCTTTCATCAAACTTCTCTCTTTACCCCCAATTCATGTTCTATTTAAGAAGGTCCCAATTTCTTGATGTCTTTAACAGTACCCCTGATGAAACTGCATTCTTTCGGCTGATGCTGAATCGCGAAGGAGTTATGGATTCAATTGTCATGATCCAACCCACACTTCTACAGTATTCATTTGATGGGCCTCCAGTTCCGGTCCTCTTAGACATTCGCTCTATATCCCCAGATGTTATTTTACTCTTTGACTCTTACTTTTATGTGGTTATTCATTATGGATCCAAGATTGCTCAATGGAGAAAGCTTGGTTATGATAAAGACCCAAACCATGGGAATCTGAGTAAGTTGTTGGAAGCCCCAGAGCTTGATGCAGGGCAGTTGGTGGCTGGACGAGTTCCACCTCCGAAGCTTGTTAAATGTGACCAGCATAGCAGTCAGGCAAGGTTTCTTCTTGCCAAGTTAAACCCCTCTGTTACTCAGGATTCAACTTACACGGATGGGTCAGATATCATATTTACAGATGATTTGAGCTTACAAGTTTTCATAGATCACTTACAGGCCCTTGCGGTGCAGGGCTAA
- the LOC18603120 gene encoding protein transport protein SEC23 isoform X2: protein MDFNELEAIEGLRWPWHSWPTTKPDLTIPLAVMCTPLTEFAELPILRYDPLTCSKCGAVLNPYARVDYTSRIWFCPFCFFKNPFPRTYSSSLRESNLPAELFPNYSSVEYAKTVNSVSNPIGSSLSSSSLSSMTSLKMTALAGEVGVRGPAFVFVVDGCLEEEELRGVKSELLRVVEQLPESALVALVTFDAMVNVYDLGFSECSRVVVFHGDRELSSEQIQKFLGLGGTKLQQLGKTPVIQKQSFLLPISECEFNITSAIEELHSFAQMTSGYRPQRSTGAAISTALGLLEGCLVNTGSRIMVFTSGPATLGPGIVVDSDLGNAIRNHRDLINGQAPYYRKSSTFYKRLSQRLCDSSVVLDLFACSLDQVGAAELRVPVESSGGFMILGESFESDQFRKSMRHIFSRDEEGNLKMHFDATIEIVTTKDVKICGALGPCVSLKKKNNLVSDNEIGDGGTYMWKLGTLTNKTCIAFFFQINDEHKPQAGSAFLIQFITRYRHGNMGIRKRVTTAARRWVAKQSPEIPAGFDQEAAASVMARLAIHRAETCNARDVIRWLDDTLIHFASKFGDYIQEDPSSFRLSSNFSLYPQFMFYLRRSQFLDVFNSTPDETAFFRLMLNREGVMDSIVMIQPTLLQYSFDGPPVPVLLDIRSISPDVILLFDSYFYVVIHYGSKIAQWRKLGYDKDPNHGNLSKLLEAPELDAGQLVAGRVPPPKLVKCDQHSSQG, encoded by the exons ATGGATTTTAACGAACTAGAGGCGATCGAAGGCCTACGATGGCCGTGGCACTCTTGGCCGACAACGAAACCCGACTTAACCATCCCACTCGCCGTCATGTGCACGCCGTTAACGGAATTCGCGGAGCTTCCGATCCTCCGTTACGACCCTCTCACTTGTTCCAAGTGTGGCGCCGTTTTGAACCCATACGCGCGCGTTGATTACACCTCCCGTATCTGGTTTTGCCCTTTCTGTTTCTTCAAAAACCCTTTCCCGCGAACTTACTCTTCTTCACTCCGTGAATCCAACCTCCCTGCCGAACTCTTCCCAAATTACAGCTCCGTTGAATACGCAAAAACTGTCAATTCCGTTAGTAATCCTATTGGGTCATCGCTGTCGTCGTCTTCGTTATCGTCAATGACGTCACTGAAAATGACGGCGTTGGCCGGAGAGGTGGGTGTTAGAGGTCCGGCATTTGTGTTCGTGGTTGATGGGTGTTTGGAGGAAGAGGAGTTGAGAGGGGTTAAGAGTGAGTTGTTGCGCGTGGTGGAACAATTGCCGGAGAGCGCGCTGGTTGCGTTGGTTACGTTTGATGCAATGGTGAATGTGTATGACCTTGGGTTTTCGGAGTGTTCGAGGGTTGTCGTCTTTCATGGTGATCGGGAGCTTTCGTCGGAGCAG ATACAAAAGTTTCTTGGACTTGGTGGTACAAAGCTACAGCAACTTGGAAAGACCCCTGTTATCCAGAAGCAGAGTTTTCTACTGCCCATATCTGAATGTGAGTTCAATATAACGTCTGCAATCGAGGAGCTTCATTCTTTTGCGCAGATGACATCAGGCTATCGGCCTCAAAGGTCAACTGGAGCGGCAATATCAACTGCACTAGGACTTTTGGAAGGATGCTTGGTGAACACGGGGTCCAGGATCATGGTCTTCACATCTGGACCTGCTACTCTGGGCCCAGGGATTGTTGTAGACTCAGATCTTGGTAATGCTATTAGAAATCATAGGGATCTTATAAATGGTCAGGCACCATACTATCGAAAGTCTAGCACCTTTTATAAGAGATTATCACAGAGACTATGTGATTCATCTGTTGTTCTTGATTTATTTGCTTGTTCTCTGGATCAAGTTGGAGCAGCAGAACTAAGAGTACCTGTGGAGAGTTCAGGTGGATTCATGATTCTGGGGGAGTCTTTCGAATCAGATCAATTCAGAAAATCCATGAGGCATATATTTAGTCGTGATGAAGAGGGAAATTTGAAGATGCATTTTGATGCAACCATTGAGATAGTGACCACTAAAGATGTAAAAATCTGTGGAGCCCTTGGACCTTGTGTTTCTCttaagaagaagaataatttAGTGAGTGACAATGAGATTGGGGATGGCGGTACTTACATGTGGAAGTTGGGTACACTTACTAATAAAACATGTATTGCTTTCTTCTTCCAAATAAATGATGAGCATAAACCTCAAGCTGGATCTGCATTTCTGATACAGTTCATAACACGATATAGACATGGGAACATGGGAATCCGGAAGAGGGTGACAACTGCTGCAAGAAGATGGGTTGCAAAGCAGTCACCAGAAATTCCTGCTGGGTTTGATCAAGAAGCAGCAGCTTCAGTTATGGCCAGACTTGCCATCCACCGAGCGGAGACATGTAATGCTAGAGATGTTATCAGATGGCTGGATGATACACTTATCCATTTTGCTTCCAAATTTGGAGACTATATACAGGAAGATCCTTCTTCATTTCGTCTTTCATCAAACTTCTCTCTTTACCCCCAATTCATGTTCTATTTAAGAAGGTCCCAATTTCTTGATGTCTTTAACAGTACCCCTGATGAAACTGCATTCTTTCGGCTGATGCTGAATCGCGAAGGAGTTATGGATTCAATTGTCATGATCCAACCCACACTTCTACAGTATTCATTTGATGGGCCTCCAGTTCCGGTCCTCTTAGACATTCGCTCTATATCCCCAGATGTTATTTTACTCTTTGACTCTTACTTTTATGTGGTTATTCATTATGGATCCAAGATTGCTCAATGGAGAAAGCTTGGTTATGATAAAGACCCAAACCATGGGAATCTGAGTAAGTTGTTGGAAGCCCCAGAGCTTGATGCAGGGCAGTTGGTGGCTGGACGAGTTCCACCTCCGAAGCTTGTTAAATGTGACCAGCATAGCAGTCAG GGCTAA
- the LOC18603121 gene encoding magnesium transporter MRS2-2, with protein MAHVVPADPQAVVTVKKKAQPSRSWVLLDSTGETTVLEVDKYAIMHRVNIHARDLRILDPLLSYPSTILGRDGAIVLNLEHIKAIITSEEVLLRDPSDEYVVPVVQELQRRLPPVNAFHQGQEYTGGQNDVEAGDEDESPFEFRALEVALESICSFLAARTLELESAAYPALDELTSQISSRNLDRVRKLKSAMTRLTARVQKVRDELEQLLDDDDDMADLYLSRKLAGASPVSGSGAANWYPASPTIGSKISRASRASIATVRGDENDVEDLEMLLEAYFMQIDGTLNKLTTLREYIDDTEDYINIQLDNHRNQLIQLELFLSSGTVCLSICSLVAGIFGMNIPYTWNTDHGYMFKWVLIVTGILCSVLFILIMSYARFKGLVGS; from the exons ATGGCGCACGTGGTGCCGGCGGACCCACAGGCAGTGGTGACGGTGAAGAAGAAGGCGCAGCCGTCTCGAAGTTGGGTCCTTTTGGACAGCACGGGGGAGACCACCGTGCTCGAGGTCGACAAATATGCCATCATGCATCGAGTTAACATTCATGCCCGTGATTTGCGTATCCTCGACCCTCTCTTGTCTTACCCTTCTACCATTCTCGGTCGTGATGGAGCTATTGTCTTAAATTTGGAG CATATCAAGGCAATTATTACTTCTGAGGAG GTATTGCTTCGAGATCCATCAGATGAATATGTTGTCCCTGTTGTTCAAGAACTTCAGAGGCGTTTGCCTCCAGTGAATGCCTTCCACCAAGGTCAGGAATATACAGGTGGCCAAAATGATGTTGAAGCAGGTGACGAAGATG AGTCTCCATTTGAATTCCGAGCACTGGAAGTAGCTTTGGAATCCATATGTAGTTTTCTAGCTGCACGTACACTAGAACTAGAGAGTGCAGCTTATCCAGCTTTGGATGAGCTTACCTCCCAG ATTAGTAGTCGTAATTTGGATAGAGTTCGTAAATTGAAGAGTGCAATGACCAGATTGACTGCTCGGGTACAAAAG GTGAGGGATGAGCTTGAACAACTACTGGATGATGATGACGACATGGCTGACCTTTATTTGTCAAGAAAGTTGGCTGGAGCTTCACCTGTTAGTGGATCAGGTGCTGCCAATTGGTATCCTGCCTCTCCTACTATAGGATCAAAGATTTCCAGAGCAAGTAGAGCAAGTATAGCAACAGTTCGTGGAGATGAGAATGATGTTGAGGACCTTGAAATGTTACTGGAG GCGTACTTTATGCAAATTGATGGAACATTGAACAAATTAACCACG CTGCGGGAATATATTGATGATACAGAGGATTACATCAATATTCAG CTTGACAACCACCGTAATCAGCTAATCCAG TTAGAGCTCTTTCTAAGCTCAGGAACTGTTTGTTTATCCATCTGTTCTCTGGTGGCTGGAATATTTGGGATGAACATACCGTATACCTGGAATACTGACCATGGATACATGTTTAAATGG GTGCTCATCGTCACTGGGATACTTTGTTCGGTTTTGTTCATACTGATTATGTCCTACGCTCGGTTCAAGGGTCTGGTTGGATCTTGA